The Arthrobacter sp. D5-1 genome segment GTGCCGCGGGCAACTTCGCAGAAGGCCTTGCCCGTAACCGGTGTGATGTTCTCGAAGTAAGCGCCCTTGACCGGGGCAACCCATTCGCCGCCGATCCAATTTTCGTAGCGGTCCTTGAACGTGACCTTCGAACCCTCGGCACCCGGCTGTGCGTAAACAGTCATTGCTAGCTCCTTTGCTGCGAATCACGGTGGCTGTCGCCATTGATCCGAGCCTAGGAGTCGGGAGGTTGCAGCTACGTTGCAACCATGTGAGTCAGCTCACGCTTTGAGTTCCGTTTCGATCCGCTCAAGATCCGCGACGACGGCGGCCCGCTTGGGCGAGCGCGGCGGCAGCAGCTTCAGCACCGCAAGGCGGAGGTCGACGTCGTACTTCGCCTCGGGCAGCTCAGCGTACTTCAGGAGCGAATCAACGCTGCCGTCGCTGAGCAGCGCCTCACGCAGCAGATGCGAAACCCGCTCACGCAACTGCACGACGCCGGGCGCCTCCGAGCGTGGCAGGACCGCACCTTTGTAGATTTCCAGGGCAATGCGATGGGCGCCACGCTGTAAGCAGTTGAGCACCTGGCCGGAGTCGGGAAGCAACTCCACGGGGAGCCGGTATGGACGCGATTCAGGAACCGCGTCCGGGCTAAGCTCCTGGATCACTTTGCGGAGGCGCACCATCTCGGCCCGCAACGTGGCCGAGTAGCCGTCTCCGGGGTACAACTGGGCGCAGAGGTCCTCAGCGCTGAGCCCGTCAGGATGGCTGCCCAGGATGGCCAGGATTTCACTGTGCCGCGCGGAAAGGGACACGGTCCGGCCGTCGATGCTGAGAAGGGCCTGGTCGCGGCCCAACAGTTGCAGGCTGTTGCGGTACAGGGCATGGCCGGAGGTGGCGGCTGCGCTCCGGCGTCGTGGTTTCTCGCGGACGGCCGCGGCCAGCGTCAGGCGTTCGATCCGCAACTGGGCCTGCGCAGCGGCGACCGTGGCCTCCACCAGGGAGAGGGTGTGCGCGGCGACGGCGGTTTCGGTGCCCGTGATATCCACGACGCCCAGCACGGCACCGGAATCGGGGTCGTGGAAAGGAACCGCGGTGCAACTCCACGGGTGGACGGAGCGTTTGAAGTGTTCAGCACCGGAGATCTGGATGCTTCGGTCCAAGGCGAGTGCCGTGCCGGGTGCGCTGGTGCCCACGGAAGCCTCGGACCAGTCGGCGCCGGCCACGAACATCATGCTTTCAGCGCGGCGCTGCATCACCGGGTCGCCATCCACCCACAGGAGCCGGCCGACGTCGTCGCCCACCGCCACCAACAGGCCGCTGTCATGGCTGGGTTGGACCAGCAGCTTCTTGATCACGGGCATGATGGTGGCCAGCGGATGCTGCCGGCGGTATTCCTCCAGCTCGTCCTGGTCCATCGCGAGGGGAGCCTCTGCGACGTCGGGGTTGGCTTGCAGGCTGGCCGAACGCTGCCAGGACTCGCGCACCAAGCGGCGAAGGCCTGAGATCTCCTGGGTGGCTGCCGTGGTTCCGGGACGGATGGAGTCCAAGCGCTCGTGGCCCATCAAGGCACGCTTCTGCACCAGCGCCGCGGCCTCGCTGCCTGGAACAGGCGGATGGATTGGATTCCTCATCGAACTCCCTGGTAGTCCGCACTAACGGTGCTCTGCACGTGTGGTGGGCGGGACAGTACGGTGAAGTCTAGTTCGGGGAAGGGAGAATGTCAGCCGCGGGAGATACGGATCATTTCCTCGCGCGGAACAACCTTGATGCGCTCACGGACCACGCCGTCACCTTCGCTGTCGGGCCCTCCCCCGGAAGTCCACGCGGCACCCAGCGCAGCCTCGTGGGCATCGAGCCGGTTCCAGCCCTCCCAGGTGGTGTACTCGATCCCGCGCTCCTCAAGGAGATCGATAATCGCCTGCGGATCCGGGTTTTCGGCCGGGGGCAGGTTGAGCCTGTCTTCCAGAAGGAAGCCAATGGTCTCCAAGGCATCACCCTTGGTGTGGCCGATCAGTCCAACCGGTCCGCGCTTGATCCAGCCTGTGGCATAGATTCCCGGTACGGGCTCGCCGTCGGCACCCAGGACGCGACCGCCGTCGTTCGGTATGACGCCGCGGCGGGCATCGTACTCCAGCTCCTCCAGAGGGGAACCGTGATATCCGATGGCACGGTAGACGGACTGCACCGGGTACTCGATGAATTCACCCGTTCCCTTGACGTTGCCCGTTCCGTCCAGCTGCATGCGCTCGAATTTGATCCCCGAGACCTTGCCGGGAGTTTCCGGCGAGTCCAGGATTTCCACCGGGCTGTGCAGGAAGTGCAGGTGCAGGCGTCGGGAGGAGGGCTGCTCGGATTCGGTGTGCTCTTCCACCAGCCAGTTGGTCATGGTGTTGACCATGGTCTTGATCTGGTTGTTGGACTTGATGGCTTCATCCGAGGCCGCATCAAACTCGAAGTCCTCCGGGTACAGGACAATGTCCACGTCCTTGCAGTGGGACAGTTCGCGCAGTTCCAAAGGGGTGAATTTCACCTGTGCAGGGCCACGTCGGCCGAAGACGTGGACATCGGTGACCGGAGACTTCTTCAGCCCGGCGAAGACGTTGTCCGGGATCTCCGTGACCAGCAATTCCTCCGGGTGCTTGACCAGCATCCGGGCCACGTCCAAAGCGACGTTGCCGTTGCCGATGACCGCGATCTCTTTGGCGTCAAGGGGCCAGTCCCGGGGAACGTCCGGGTGTCCGTCGTACCAGGAAACGAAGTCCGCGCCGCCGAAGGAGCCCTCCAGCTCGACCCCCGGGATGTTCAGGTCCGCATCCTTGATGGCGCCCGTGGAGAAAATCACGGCATCGTAGAAAGCCCGGAAATCGTGGAGCGTCAGGTCCCTGCCGTAGGTCACGTTTCCCAGGAACCGGATATCACCGCGGTCCAGGACCTTGTGCAACGCGTTCACGATGCCCTTGATGCGCGGATGATCGGGAGCCACGCCGTAGCGGATCAGCCCGTAGGGCGCCGGGTACGCCTCGAAAAGGTCAATGCTGACCTCCACATCGCCGTCCTTGACCTCGTTGGATTTGGTCAGGATGTCCGCGGCATAAACACCTGCGGGACCTGCGCCGACAATGGCAACGCGAAGTGGACGTTGGGGGGTGGTTGCGGCTGAGTTGGACACCGTTAGCCCTTCCGAAGCAGTGAGCCACGCCGTTGTTGGGGCGCGCAGGTTCCAATTCTAGATGTCCACCCCACGCCCGGCCGCTTATATGGCAGGAGTCACGGAAATTCACCAAGATTGCGGAATATTGCGTGCCTAGGTGGTGTTGCCGACAATGTGTCGACTCCGGATCAGATAGCTGCCAGCTCTCCCACTACAAGCCAGCCCACGACGACGACAGCCGGGGGCGGCGGGCAAAGTACCGGCGGCGTCGGCAAACTTGGCAAGGGTTCCGGCAAGCCAGTACGCAGTGAGTCGACGGCGGGCATCCTCTTCGGTATAGGCGCCTACGGCCTGTGGGGCCTTCTTCCTCTGTACTTCTTCGTCCTGATGCCGGCCAGCGCCATCGAGATCGTGGCCAACCGGATCGTCTGGTCCCTGCTCTTCTGTGCGCTGCTCATCACCATCACGCGGGCATGGCGGGTTTTCGGTGCCGCGGTGAAGGACCGTAGCGTGTTCGGCCCCTTGGCCTTGGCAGCGGGCCTGATCGCCATCAACTGGCTCACCTACACTTTCGGGGTCACCACCGGCCACGCCGTTGAGACGTCACTGGGCTATTTCATCAATCCCTTGGTCTCAGTCCTCCTGGGTGTCTTTGTTCTCAAGGAAAAGCTGCGTCCCCTGCAGTGGGCAGCGGTGGGTATCGGCTTCGTTGCAGTGGGAGTCCTGACCTTTTCCTACGGCCAACTCCCGTGGATCGCCCTGATCCTGGCCTTCAGCTTCGGCCTGTACGGTTTCGTCAAAAAGCGTGTGGGACCTAAGGTGGACGCCCTCACCAGCCTGAGCGTTGAGACAGTCGTCCTGGCTCCATTCGCGGCCATCACCATGGTGGTCCTGGGTGTGACAGGCGCTGAAACACTCACCACCATGGGCGCCGGCCACTTCTGGTTGCTGGTGGCTTCCGGTGTGATCACGGCCGTGCCGCTGCTCTTCTTCGGTGCTTCAGCCCGCCGTTTGCCCATGACCACCATCGGCCTGCTGCAATACTTTGCCCCGGTCCTCCAGTTCGTCGTGGCCCTGACGGTGTTCAACGAAACCATGACCACGGCCCGCTGGATCGGCTTCTGTGTGGTGTGGCTGGCCCTGATCCTGCTCACCATCGACATGCTCCGCACCACCCGAAAGAACTCGGTGCTGAAGAAAAAGGCCCGACTGGCTGCCGCGTAAGCGCGAGGACAGTCCGCCAAATCGCGGGAATCCTGCCAACTCGCCGGAAGTTTCCCGGCGAACTGGCACGGTTCCCGCGAACTCGCTTTTTGGCCACATCACGGGCTGTGCAGTTCTGTTCATTTCTGTTGAGAGAGCCGGGACTCGGACATAAGGTTGCGGAAACTTTCCCCACCACGTCCACCTCTCGCCTTCAACGCCTGGTCGCCCTCTTAGCTGCTTGTCGTGGCCCTTCCCATCGCTGGGGAGACCGCCGTCGCATATCTGTTGGGTGGGGTGGCGTTCCGGGCCGCAGCCTTGAACGGAGCAGTTTTGAACTTCAACGGACCCACTATGAGCCGCCGGACCCTTTTCCAAACCGCAGGGGCAGCCGCCCTCGCGGGTGCACTTCTTTCCCACGCCGGACCGTCTTTTGCGGCCTCCGATCCAGGGTTGCAGGAGCTCATCAACCGCAGGCGCCTGGTGCTGACAGGTGGCCGAAACGCAGCAGACATCCCCGAACTCGCTGCCCAGCTTGAAGGAATGGGCAAGACCGCCGAAAAGTGGTGGACGTCCATGGACAAGACCGCTGCACGAACGTCGCTGTGGAGCGACATCCCTTTGACCGGGATCGGACAGTCCGCCGCAGCTACCGGCAACATGGGCCTGCACTTCAACCGGCTCTACGACATGGCACTTGGATACGCGGTCCAGGGCAACCCCTACGCAGGGAACCCTGAGCTGGCCGCAGACATTGTTGCCGGGCTTCAACTTCTCAGCAGCACTGCGTACAAGCCGTCCATCAAAGCAGCAGGGAACTGGTGGTTCTGGGAGATTGGCGTCCCCCGCAAGACCGTGGACATCCTGACGCTGCTTCATGCGGAAGTCCCGGAAGCCTTGCGGACATCCCTGCTGGCAGCCGTCCGCTGGTTCGCCCCCAACCCCAACTGGCGCGGCCGTGCTACATCCCTGGCAGAAACCGGCGCCAACCGGGTGGACAAGTCACTGGCCTGCTGCATGCGGGGCATCCTGGACAACAGGACGGACGAGATCACGCTGGGCCGGGACGCCCTGAGCGATACCGTGCGCGGCGGGACCAACAGCGTCTTTACCTACGTGACCAGTGGTGACGGCTTCTACGCTGATGGTTCCTACGTTCAGCACTCCTACCTCCCCTACGCAGGAACATACGGAGTGGTGGCCTTGGCAGGGATCGCCGAGATCATCGCAATGTTGGGAGGCAGCACCTGGGCAATCAACGACCCCAAACGTTCCGTACTCTTGGACGCCGTGGAGGACACCTACGCCCCGTTCGTGTGGGACGGCCGCATCATGGACACCATCCGGGGGCGTGCGGTCTCCCGTCAGCGCGAACCCGACTACGTCAGCGGGTTCGGACTCATCTCTGCGGTCCTGTTGCTGGCACCGGGTTGCGACGAGCCCTACCGTTCACGATTCCTGGCTCTGGCCAAGGGCTGGTTGGAACGCTGCGCGGACCAGAAACTCGTGGGGCATCCGACGCAGAGCCTGGCAAAGTCCTTGCTGTCCCTGGGCGTCCTCTCCGATTCCGCCGTAGTCGCTGTCCCGGCGCCCGTCTACAGCCGCATGTTCGCCGACCAGGACCGACTGGTCCATCACCGCCCCCAGTGGGGCTGCACGGTGAACCTCTCTTCCAAGAGGATCGGCCGCTACGAATGGGGCAACAGCGAGAACAACCTCGGCTGGTACCAGGGTGATGGCATGACCTTCCTGTACACGCGAACCGATCCGTCCCAGTTCAGCGCTGACTTCTGGCCCACCGTGGACCCCTATGCCCTGCCCGGGACCACCGTCAATGACCAGGTCCGGGCGAGCGGTGCAGGGGGAGCAGGGACCGGGATCCCCCGCGCTTTCCAAGCCTTCGCCGGCGGCCTCACAGTAGACGGCCGTTGGGGTGTGATCGGCATGGACCACCTCAACCACAACAAGACGCTTTCCGGCCGGAAGTCGTGGTTCTTCCTGGATGACGCGGTGGTCTGCCTCGGCGCGGGCATCACCGGCACGGGAGGTACGGCAGTCATGACCACTGTGGAGAACAGGTCGTTCGCCGCAGGTTCAGTGCCGGCTGTGAGGACCGATTCCCGAAATCGTCGGATGGGCGCCGGTGATACACCCGTTGTCGTGGAGCGTTCCGTGCACCTCGAAGGCCACGGAGGTTACGTGTTCCTCGACGCACCCGGCGTTTCGGGAACACCCGAGGTTGCCGTCGTCAGCCGGACGGGAAGCTGGTTCGACGTCAATTCAGGGGCAGACACCGGCGGCACCACCGATCCCGTCTCCCGGGATTATGTGACCATCACTCACCGCCATGGCAAAGACCCGGTGGCGTCCGGCTACGCGTATATGGTCCTGCCGGCTGCAGGCCACTCCACCACGTTCTCCCAGTCCGCAAGCCCCGACGTGAAGGTCCTGGCCAACTCTGCCGGGGTCCAGATGGTGGAAGTGGCCAAGGACAAGCTGGTGATGGCCAACTTTTTCGCGACAGGTTCCGCCGGCGGATACACAGCCTCCGGGCCGTGCACGGTGGCCGCAATGCAGTCCGGGGACAAGCTCACTTTGTCCGTGGCAGACCCGTCCCGGACGCAATCTTCAGTACGGATCACTCTCGATGACTCGGCGAGGTCCACGCTGGTGGATTCCGATGCCGGGGTGTCCCTGGTGAGCGCCAATCCGCTGGTCATCGAGGTCCAACTCGACGGACACGGCCACCAGAAAAACCTGACGCTGGGCAGCTAGGCGCGATCCGCCGTCGAGCGTTCAGTGTTCCCAGCGCCGAGATCGCGGGAACGGTGCGAGAACCCCCGGAAAGCTCCGGCGAACACGACGCGCTCCCACGATCTCGGCGCAGAGACACAAAAGGAGGGCCGGGAAATCCCGGCCCTCCTCCTGTCTACAGTGTGAAGAATTAAGCGTGTGCCTTGATGGCTGCGGCGAGGACCTCGAGGCCGTCGATGAGCAGCTCGTCGCTGATGACCAGCGGCGGGAGCAGACGGATCACGTTGCCGTAGGTACCACAGGTCAGGATGATGACACCTTCCTTGAGGCAAGCGGCAGCAACGGCCTTGGTGAGCTCAGCGTTCGGTTCCTTGGAGCCGGGCTGAACGAGCTCGATGGCCAGCATGGCGCCACGGCCACGAATGTCGCCCACCACGGAAACTTCGCCGGCCAGTTCGCGGAGCTTGCCCAGGGCGAGCTCTTCGATGTGGCGGGCGCGGCCGTTGAGGTCGTGCTGTTCCATGGTGTCGATGGCTGCCAGTGCTGCTGCGCAAGCAACCGGGTTACCGCCGTAGGTGCCGCCGAGGCCGCCCGGGTGAACGGCGTCGAGCAGGTCGGCGCGGCCGGTGATCGCGGACAGCGGGAGGCCGCCGGCGATGCCCTTGGCCAGGGTGATGATGTCCGGGACAACACCCTCGTGGTCAACGGCGAACCATTCGCCCGTGCGGCAGAAGCCGGACTGGACCTCGTCGGCGATGAAGACGATGCCCTTTTCCTTGGCCCATGCGGACAGT includes the following:
- a CDS encoding GAF domain-containing protein — protein: MRNPIHPPVPGSEAAALVQKRALMGHERLDSIRPGTTAATQEISGLRRLVRESWQRSASLQANPDVAEAPLAMDQDELEEYRRQHPLATIMPVIKKLLVQPSHDSGLLVAVGDDVGRLLWVDGDPVMQRRAESMMFVAGADWSEASVGTSAPGTALALDRSIQISGAEHFKRSVHPWSCTAVPFHDPDSGAVLGVVDITGTETAVAAHTLSLVEATVAAAQAQLRIERLTLAAAVREKPRRRSAAATSGHALYRNSLQLLGRDQALLSIDGRTVSLSARHSEILAILGSHPDGLSAEDLCAQLYPGDGYSATLRAEMVRLRKVIQELSPDAVPESRPYRLPVELLPDSGQVLNCLQRGAHRIALEIYKGAVLPRSEAPGVVQLRERVSHLLREALLSDGSVDSLLKYAELPEAKYDVDLRLAVLKLLPPRSPKRAAVVADLERIETELKA
- a CDS encoding FAD-dependent oxidoreductase — protein: MSNSAATTPQRPLRVAIVGAGPAGVYAADILTKSNEVKDGDVEVSIDLFEAYPAPYGLIRYGVAPDHPRIKGIVNALHKVLDRGDIRFLGNVTYGRDLTLHDFRAFYDAVIFSTGAIKDADLNIPGVELEGSFGGADFVSWYDGHPDVPRDWPLDAKEIAVIGNGNVALDVARMLVKHPEELLVTEIPDNVFAGLKKSPVTDVHVFGRRGPAQVKFTPLELRELSHCKDVDIVLYPEDFEFDAASDEAIKSNNQIKTMVNTMTNWLVEEHTESEQPSSRRLHLHFLHSPVEILDSPETPGKVSGIKFERMQLDGTGNVKGTGEFIEYPVQSVYRAIGYHGSPLEELEYDARRGVIPNDGGRVLGADGEPVPGIYATGWIKRGPVGLIGHTKGDALETIGFLLEDRLNLPPAENPDPQAIIDLLEERGIEYTTWEGWNRLDAHEAALGAAWTSGGGPDSEGDGVVRERIKVVPREEMIRISRG
- the rarD gene encoding EamA family transporter RarD, with translation MRNIACLGGVADNVSTPDQIAASSPTTSQPTTTTAGGGGQSTGGVGKLGKGSGKPVRSESTAGILFGIGAYGLWGLLPLYFFVLMPASAIEIVANRIVWSLLFCALLITITRAWRVFGAAVKDRSVFGPLALAAGLIAINWLTYTFGVTTGHAVETSLGYFINPLVSVLLGVFVLKEKLRPLQWAAVGIGFVAVGVLTFSYGQLPWIALILAFSFGLYGFVKKRVGPKVDALTSLSVETVVLAPFAAITMVVLGVTGAETLTTMGAGHFWLLVASGVITAVPLLFFGASARRLPMTTIGLLQYFAPVLQFVVALTVFNETMTTARWIGFCVVWLALILLTIDMLRTTRKNSVLKKKARLAAA
- a CDS encoding polysaccharide lyase 8 family protein — its product is MALPIAGETAVAYLLGGVAFRAAALNGAVLNFNGPTMSRRTLFQTAGAAALAGALLSHAGPSFAASDPGLQELINRRRLVLTGGRNAADIPELAAQLEGMGKTAEKWWTSMDKTAARTSLWSDIPLTGIGQSAAATGNMGLHFNRLYDMALGYAVQGNPYAGNPELAADIVAGLQLLSSTAYKPSIKAAGNWWFWEIGVPRKTVDILTLLHAEVPEALRTSLLAAVRWFAPNPNWRGRATSLAETGANRVDKSLACCMRGILDNRTDEITLGRDALSDTVRGGTNSVFTYVTSGDGFYADGSYVQHSYLPYAGTYGVVALAGIAEIIAMLGGSTWAINDPKRSVLLDAVEDTYAPFVWDGRIMDTIRGRAVSRQREPDYVSGFGLISAVLLLAPGCDEPYRSRFLALAKGWLERCADQKLVGHPTQSLAKSLLSLGVLSDSAVVAVPAPVYSRMFADQDRLVHHRPQWGCTVNLSSKRIGRYEWGNSENNLGWYQGDGMTFLYTRTDPSQFSADFWPTVDPYALPGTTVNDQVRASGAGGAGTGIPRAFQAFAGGLTVDGRWGVIGMDHLNHNKTLSGRKSWFFLDDAVVCLGAGITGTGGTAVMTTVENRSFAAGSVPAVRTDSRNRRMGAGDTPVVVERSVHLEGHGGYVFLDAPGVSGTPEVAVVSRTGSWFDVNSGADTGGTTDPVSRDYVTITHRHGKDPVASGYAYMVLPAAGHSTTFSQSASPDVKVLANSAGVQMVEVAKDKLVMANFFATGSAGGYTASGPCTVAAMQSGDKLTLSVADPSRTQSSVRITLDDSARSTLVDSDAGVSLVSANPLVIEVQLDGHGHQKNLTLGS